A single genomic interval of Chloracidobacterium validum harbors:
- the gltB gene encoding glutamate synthase large subunit, giving the protein MRVEKSSCGVGFVASRRGASDRAVIEAALQALRRVEHRGACAADGRTSDGAGLMVDLPHALFGYLPESIAVAFLFLPGDPARSAQAFDIFADTFEFYDLHVLESRDVPTNPTVLGPLARQTLPTLKQAVIKRPSPARTLAAFERLLYAAKQMTRQRWRKQGLDTSCFFVSLSATTIVYKALVRAADLDRFYLDLHHPAFVSRFALFHRRFSTNTRTAWDRAQPFRLIAHNGEINTIAGNRAWAYSRERLLGLQAGELLTHDGISDTGSLNEMIEALRCRSGLFSLAEALAIVMPPAETDPYHVFWGRALEPWDGPAIVAFADGQVVGARLDRNGFRPGRWVETNDVFYLASEAGAFAVDESLVCAKGALHAGTGVVVDLRSGSVSFTEPRSQAASAVFDARVCRLPSVASPAEPTAMHLVRAFGYTHDDIQALLVPMILTGKEPIGSMGDTARLAVLSDLPRPLFDFFYQDFAQVTNPPVDYLREALVMNTTVHLGAKPNIFAPKTLVPLPPAIELDGPVLSLAHRTALRAASGTTRLGVHVAELDATFTAADGVDGLRLALAELQRQALNLTEHGASVLIVSDRAVGPHRAPIPSLLALRAIVNGLNEAGMLLDAAIVSDTGEARTAHHVAALVGFGAAAVCPYLALECARFGQHPKLTELTPDRREANLIQALTSGVMKIMAKMGISVLASYQNAQLFTPIGLGAKLLSEFFPGKESRLGGLELADLAHRQLHSHAAWCAHAASGSHDLDLRSLARHYRFKEDTQGQYGERHSMTTARARVVHAFVRAATPAPEHYAEYLALGAASEPVSPRHLLMIRPDVSPLPLDQVESPEAIAQTFGTGGMSFGAISAESQRDLFLAMQHLNGRSNSGEGGENPYYFSTGITASTKQIGSARFGVTARYLVTGREIQIKIAQGAKPGEGGQLMRHKVTPEIALARHATAGMDLISPPPMHDIYSIEDLKQLIEELKNLHPGVRVSVKLVSGSNVGTIAVGVAKAGADTIHIAGGDGGTGAAGLGSMAHAGLPWEIGLVEVHRALVEEGLRSAVTLRVDGGLATGLDVVLAAILGAESFDFGKLALVAQGCIMARICETNQCPAGIATHDPRRKAKYTGQPEHVVRLFEALADDARRWLATAGLPTLASAVGRTDLLAPNSRHTDCLTQCRIDLSYFLAPPVPLPPPMPRALRWVGDLNQRILRDVQAKWAAGEPDICLDYAITTGDRAVPATLSGWLAKAAHQREFSGSGGANPEPVDTPITLRFTGSAGQGFGVFLTEGLQLGLQGEANDSVGKGMSGGKIVIRPHPGLRSGAETSAIIGNAALYGATGGTLYVGGFAGDRFAVRNSGATAVVHGVGLHACEYMTGGRVVILGPTSKNLGAGMTGGVVYIYGGAPADHINRDFLTERVPTPDELSALHALLMDFVLETNGQAARQLVDTWATSAARFVSYVPRWVE; this is encoded by the coding sequence ATGCGGGTTGAAAAGTCGAGTTGTGGCGTCGGTTTCGTGGCTTCGCGGCGAGGTGCGTCTGATCGCGCGGTGATCGAAGCTGCGCTCCAGGCGCTTCGCCGCGTCGAGCATCGGGGTGCTTGCGCGGCGGATGGCCGCACCAGCGATGGGGCTGGGTTGATGGTTGATCTGCCGCACGCTTTGTTTGGTTACTTGCCGGAAAGCATTGCCGTAGCTTTTCTTTTTTTGCCAGGCGATCCCGCGCGCAGCGCCCAGGCCTTCGATATTTTTGCCGATACCTTTGAATTTTATGACTTGCACGTTCTGGAGAGCCGGGACGTACCCACCAATCCGACCGTGCTCGGCCCACTTGCCCGGCAGACGCTCCCGACGCTCAAACAGGCGGTCATCAAGCGTCCGTCACCGGCGCGAACGCTGGCGGCCTTTGAGCGCCTACTCTATGCGGCCAAGCAGATGACACGCCAACGCTGGCGCAAGCAGGGGCTGGACACGAGTTGCTTTTTTGTGTCGCTTTCCGCGACCACGATTGTCTATAAGGCGCTGGTGCGGGCTGCCGACCTCGACCGGTTTTATCTGGATTTGCACCATCCGGCCTTTGTCTCGCGGTTTGCGCTCTTTCACCGGCGCTTCAGCACGAATACCCGCACGGCCTGGGACCGGGCGCAACCTTTCCGCCTGATCGCCCACAACGGCGAAATCAACACGATTGCCGGGAATCGCGCCTGGGCCTATTCGCGGGAGCGGTTGTTGGGTTTGCAGGCCGGGGAACTCCTTACCCATGACGGCATCAGCGACACCGGCAGCCTCAATGAAATGATCGAGGCGCTCCGCTGCCGAAGCGGCCTGTTCAGTCTGGCCGAGGCGCTGGCCATCGTCATGCCGCCGGCCGAGACTGATCCTTACCATGTTTTTTGGGGAAGGGCGCTCGAACCATGGGACGGACCGGCAATTGTAGCCTTTGCCGATGGTCAGGTCGTCGGCGCGCGGCTTGACCGGAACGGGTTTCGACCGGGCCGCTGGGTCGAGACCAATGACGTTTTCTACTTGGCTTCCGAAGCTGGGGCCTTTGCCGTGGATGAATCACTGGTCTGCGCCAAAGGAGCGCTCCATGCCGGAACCGGTGTCGTCGTGGATTTGCGCTCCGGCTCGGTGAGCTTTACCGAGCCACGCTCGCAAGCGGCGAGTGCCGTTTTCGATGCGCGCGTGTGCCGGTTGCCGTCGGTGGCTTCACCTGCCGAACCAACGGCCATGCATTTGGTTCGGGCATTTGGCTATACCCATGACGACATCCAGGCGTTGCTCGTCCCGATGATCCTGACGGGCAAGGAACCCATCGGTTCGATGGGGGACACCGCACGACTGGCGGTGTTATCTGACCTGCCACGCCCACTCTTTGATTTTTTCTATCAGGACTTTGCGCAGGTGACGAATCCGCCAGTGGATTACCTGCGCGAAGCGCTGGTCATGAACACCACGGTGCACCTAGGCGCCAAACCCAATATCTTTGCGCCCAAAACACTGGTGCCCCTGCCGCCTGCCATCGAGCTGGACGGCCCAGTGCTATCGCTGGCGCACAGGACGGCTCTGCGCGCCGCGTCTGGAACGACTCGCCTGGGAGTCCATGTCGCCGAACTCGACGCAACGTTTACGGCGGCCGATGGCGTGGATGGGCTGCGGCTGGCGCTGGCCGAACTCCAGCGGCAAGCCCTGAACTTGACCGAACATGGGGCATCGGTGCTGATTGTCAGTGATCGCGCCGTTGGCCCACACCGAGCGCCGATTCCCAGTCTGCTGGCGCTTCGGGCTATCGTCAACGGCCTCAACGAAGCGGGCATGCTGCTCGATGCGGCGATTGTTTCGGACACCGGGGAAGCGCGTACTGCCCACCACGTCGCGGCGCTCGTCGGTTTTGGCGCGGCTGCCGTGTGCCCCTACCTAGCGCTGGAGTGCGCCCGATTTGGTCAGCATCCAAAGCTGACCGAACTGACGCCCGACCGGCGTGAAGCCAATCTCATCCAGGCGCTCACGAGTGGCGTCATGAAAATCATGGCAAAGATGGGCATTTCAGTTTTGGCCAGCTACCAGAATGCCCAGCTTTTCACGCCCATCGGACTTGGCGCGAAACTCCTGAGTGAGTTTTTTCCCGGCAAGGAAAGCCGCTTGGGTGGGTTGGAGCTGGCCGACTTGGCGCATCGCCAACTCCACAGCCATGCGGCTTGGTGCGCTCACGCTGCCAGCGGAAGCCATGACCTTGATTTACGGTCGCTTGCGCGTCACTACCGCTTCAAGGAAGACACCCAGGGCCAGTATGGCGAGCGGCACTCGATGACGACGGCCCGGGCGCGGGTCGTTCATGCTTTCGTTCGCGCGGCAACGCCAGCGCCGGAGCACTACGCCGAATACCTGGCGCTCGGCGCCGCGAGTGAGCCAGTGAGTCCGCGCCATTTGCTCATGATTCGTCCTGACGTGTCACCGCTCCCACTGGACCAAGTCGAATCACCGGAAGCGATTGCGCAAACCTTCGGCACGGGTGGCATGTCATTTGGCGCGATCAGCGCCGAGTCGCAGCGCGACCTCTTTCTGGCGATGCAGCACTTGAACGGGCGAAGCAACAGCGGCGAAGGCGGGGAAAATCCCTACTACTTCAGCACCGGCATCACGGCCAGCACGAAGCAAATTGGCTCAGCCCGATTTGGCGTCACGGCACGCTATCTCGTCACGGGCCGGGAAATCCAGATCAAGATTGCCCAGGGAGCCAAGCCCGGTGAAGGCGGTCAGCTCATGCGTCATAAAGTGACGCCGGAGATTGCGCTGGCGCGTCATGCCACAGCCGGCATGGATTTGATTTCTCCGCCACCAATGCATGACATCTACAGCATCGAAGACCTCAAGCAACTTATCGAGGAACTCAAAAACCTCCATCCGGGCGTACGGGTCAGCGTGAAGCTGGTGTCCGGGTCGAATGTCGGCACGATTGCCGTTGGGGTGGCTAAAGCGGGGGCCGACACCATTCACATTGCCGGCGGCGACGGCGGAACGGGGGCGGCCGGTCTGGGTTCGATGGCGCATGCCGGGCTGCCGTGGGAAATCGGTCTGGTCGAGGTTCACCGCGCTCTGGTGGAAGAGGGACTCCGCAGCGCCGTAACCCTGCGGGTGGATGGTGGACTCGCCACCGGTTTGGATGTCGTTCTGGCTGCCATCCTGGGCGCTGAGTCGTTTGACTTTGGGAAGCTCGCGCTGGTGGCGCAAGGCTGCATCATGGCCCGGATTTGTGAGACCAATCAGTGTCCGGCGGGCATTGCCACCCATGACCCACGCCGCAAAGCGAAATACACTGGGCAGCCTGAGCATGTTGTGCGTTTATTTGAAGCGCTCGCCGATGACGCGCGTCGGTGGTTGGCCACGGCCGGGTTGCCTACCTTGGCGTCGGCCGTCGGACGGACCGACCTGCTCGCGCCGAACAGCCGACATACGGACTGTCTCACCCAATGCCGCATTGATTTATCATACTTTCTGGCGCCACCGGTTCCCCTGCCGCCACCCATGCCGCGAGCACTGCGGTGGGTTGGTGATCTCAACCAGCGCATTCTGCGCGATGTTCAGGCAAAGTGGGCCGCCGGTGAGCCGGACATTTGCCTGGACTATGCGATTACGACCGGCGACCGGGCCGTACCGGCCACCCTGTCTGGTTGGCTGGCGAAAGCTGCGCACCAGCGTGAGTTCTCAGGCAGTGGCGGCGCGAACCCGGAACCGGTTGATACACCGATAACGCTCCGGTTTACGGGGAGCGCCGGGCAGGGATTTGGGGTTTTTCTCACCGAAGGATTGCAGCTCGGTTTGCAAGGGGAGGCAAATGACTCGGTTGGGAAGGGAATGAGCGGCGGAAAGATTGTGATCCGTCCCCATCCGGGGCTGCGGAGTGGCGCTGAGACCAGCGCCATCATTGGCAATGCCGCACTCTACGGCGCGACCGGTGGAACACTGTACGTCGGTGGCTTTGCCGGCGACCGTT